A portion of the Borreliella valaisiana VS116 genome contains these proteins:
- a CDS encoding plasmid maintenance protein, with protein sequence MYQLTTAKIPFNKVVDRRLKIFWVIQKLSVNYFISKKKYSLSNVVVMTNSILEKKGFKKVTKRTIQNDIKIFENLGLIKSHFNPLGKNNGSFTYYTINKTLEKLAKKIISTAYFINKKIKLEKSKNKELKKFKIVEESQNYKISYQITSHVLSNDISKNYKNSKHFCKKQNIKKTINLLEKKIKKKSKKINLEEIKKITKNITSYKNSLWNLKDFMEELYEYEETKIIKFFKRTLERKKNKIWFMAKNFKNTDFSKMVKEFKKKNKIKFEKNTQIHTQNNIKNAIVLMKNLIENQKYDKKITK encoded by the coding sequence ATGTATCAATTAACAACTGCTAAAATACCTTTCAATAAAGTAGTAGACCGAAGATTGAAAATATTTTGGGTAATCCAAAAACTAAGTGTTAACTATTTCATATCCAAAAAAAAATATTCTCTAAGCAATGTTGTGGTAATGACGAATTCTATATTGGAAAAAAAAGGTTTTAAAAAGGTTACTAAAAGAACGATACAAAATGACATAAAAATTTTTGAAAATTTAGGATTAATTAAAAGTCATTTCAATCCGCTTGGGAAAAACAATGGGAGCTTTACTTACTATACAATAAACAAAACTCTTGAAAAATTAGCTAAAAAAATTATAAGTACAGCTTATTTTATTAATAAAAAAATTAAACTTGAAAAATCAAAAAATAAGGAACTAAAAAAATTTAAAATAGTCGAAGAATCTCAAAACTATAAAATTTCATATCAAATAACTTCACATGTATTAAGTAATGATATAAGTAAAAATTATAAGAATTCTAAACATTTTTGTAAAAAACAAAACATAAAAAAAACCATAAACCTCTTAGAAAAAAAAATCAAAAAAAAATCAAAAAAAATAAATTTAGAAGAAATCAAAAAAATAACAAAAAACATCACAAGCTATAAAAACTCATTATGGAATTTAAAAGACTTTATGGAAGAATTATATGAATACGAAGAAACAAAAATCATAAAGTTCTTTAAAAGAACTTTAGAAAGAAAGAAAAATAAAATATGGTTTATGGCAAAAAATTTTAAAAATACAGACTTTAGTAAAATGGTAAAAGAATTCAAAAAGAAAAATAAAATAAAATTTGAAAAAAATACACAAATTCATACACAAAATAATATAAAAAATGCTATTGTACTAATGAAAAATCTAATAGAAAATCAAAAATATGATAAAAAAATCACAAAGTAA
- a CDS encoding DUF871 domain-containing protein, protein MKEIGISIYPNVSPKNKIIEYIEKSAHFGFTQVFTSLLYINGNEFDMFKELLDIANKNGMKPIIDVSPKIFKELEIDLSDLRNCPKLDYFKRLGAWAIRLDNTFTGIEESLMTFNDSDLKIQLNISNINKHIDTIMYFKPNIKNLLGCHNFYPHKYTGLSRTFFKETTKIFKHYSIPTAAFISSNHAEECARGKEKEGVPTLESHRSKDIETQTKDLFKEGIDTVLISNCFPSETELKKVSKVNRNILELKADINPKATLVEKEIMLENLHFNRGDINSYRIRSTMPRVYYNNKKFPVHSPNEIKKGDILIDSSKYLGYAGELQISLKDTPNNGLTNVVGKIVNEEIYLLEKIESWEKFKIIENK, encoded by the coding sequence ATGAAAGAAATTGGAATATCAATATACCCTAATGTAAGCCCTAAAAATAAAATTATTGAATACATTGAAAAAAGTGCTCATTTTGGATTTACTCAAGTATTTACCTCTTTACTCTATATTAACGGAAATGAATTTGACATGTTTAAAGAATTGTTAGACATTGCAAATAAAAACGGAATGAAACCTATTATTGATGTAAGTCCTAAAATTTTCAAAGAATTGGAAATCGATCTTTCAGATCTTAGAAATTGTCCAAAACTAGACTATTTCAAAAGACTTGGTGCTTGGGCAATTAGACTAGACAATACATTTACGGGCATAGAAGAATCATTAATGACTTTTAATGATTCTGACCTTAAGATTCAACTTAATATAAGTAATATAAATAAACATATTGACACAATAATGTATTTTAAACCTAATATAAAAAATTTACTTGGATGTCATAATTTTTATCCCCACAAATATACAGGACTTTCAAGAACTTTCTTTAAAGAAACAACAAAAATATTTAAACATTATTCAATCCCAACAGCTGCATTTATTAGTTCTAATCATGCAGAAGAATGCGCACGAGGAAAAGAAAAAGAAGGAGTTCCTACGCTAGAATCACACAGATCTAAAGATATAGAAACTCAGACAAAAGATCTTTTTAAAGAAGGAATAGACACTGTCCTAATTTCTAATTGTTTTCCAAGTGAAACAGAACTAAAAAAAGTATCAAAAGTAAACAGAAATATTTTAGAACTCAAAGCAGACATAAATCCAAAAGCAACTTTAGTAGAAAAAGAAATAATGCTTGAAAATTTACATTTTAACAGAGGAGATATTAATTCCTATAGAATTCGATCAACTATGCCAAGAGTATACTACAATAATAAAAAATTTCCTGTGCATTCCCCAAATGAAATCAAAAAAGGAGACATTTTAATAGATTCTTCAAAATATTTAGGTTATGCAGGAGAACTTCAAATATCACTAAAAGATACTCCAAATAATGGCCTTACAAACGTAGTTGGGAAAATAGTCAATGAAGAAATATATCTGCTTGAAAAAATAGAATCTTGGGAAAAATTCAAAATAATAGAAAATAAATAA
- a CDS encoding ParA family protein yields MDTKKPKIITIASIKGGVGKSTTALMFTNILSKKNHKTLLIDLDPQASSTSFYIKIIKKKNLKLTDINIYKVFKKEIDIENSTIKINDNIDFIASHINLSKFNEESISLKENLLKIFLSFIQNRYDFIIMDTAPTLGSLLNNSLIITNYLIVPLPTDQWAIESLDLIKNRLQDLFREDLPIFYLITKFIERQNIDKELKNFIEYEYKDKFLGSVPKRDNLRKTIFYREEFNSNEDYYKAYENIIENFLRILSK; encoded by the coding sequence TTGGATACAAAAAAACCAAAAATAATAACAATAGCATCAATAAAAGGGGGAGTAGGAAAAAGTACCACAGCACTAATGTTCACAAATATACTTTCAAAAAAAAATCATAAGACATTATTAATAGATTTGGATCCACAAGCAAGTAGCACAAGTTTCTATATTAAAATCATAAAGAAAAAAAATCTTAAATTAACAGATATTAACATATATAAAGTTTTTAAAAAAGAAATAGACATAGAAAATTCAACGATCAAAATAAATGACAACATAGATTTCATAGCCAGTCACATAAACTTAAGTAAGTTTAATGAAGAAAGTATTTCACTGAAAGAAAATTTACTTAAAATTTTTTTGAGCTTCATTCAAAATAGATACGATTTTATAATAATGGACACAGCACCTACACTAGGAAGTTTGCTTAATAATAGCTTGATAATCACAAACTATTTAATTGTACCATTACCAACTGACCAATGGGCAATTGAAAGTTTAGACTTAATAAAAAATAGACTTCAAGATCTTTTTAGAGAGGATTTACCAATATTTTATTTAATAACCAAATTTATTGAAAGACAAAATATTGATAAAGAACTTAAAAATTTTATTGAATATGAGTATAAAGACAAATTTTTAGGAAGTGTACCAAAAAGAGATAATTTACGTAAAACTATATTTTACAGAGAAGAGTTTAATTCTAAT
- a CDS encoding DUF226 domain-containing protein has product MENKEIKKNFFNKIEKLENKIIYHTKIFSMINNFEAKPKKGKFWLCLRNVFNSKKHESFHLFSLKENDKFLGIFYGFINLSKPFIINYSEKGTKKTVRLKKIFYTEFRFKKGSVFCYLRSLYIFTKNENKNKVFYKSLLERTLKIEKEIHKFYGKKYESNRGILNWIQKNQK; this is encoded by the coding sequence ATGGAAAATAAAGAAATCAAAAAAAATTTTTTTAACAAAATTGAAAAATTAGAAAACAAAATTATTTATCATACTAAAATTTTTAGTATGATAAATAATTTTGAAGCAAAACCTAAAAAGGGAAAATTTTGGTTATGTCTTAGAAACGTATTCAACAGTAAAAAGCACGAAAGTTTTCATTTATTTTCATTAAAGGAAAATGATAAATTTTTAGGAATCTTTTATGGTTTTATAAATCTTTCAAAACCATTTATTATAAATTACTCAGAAAAAGGAACAAAAAAAACTGTAAGATTAAAAAAAATATTTTACACAGAATTTAGATTTAAAAAAGGTAGCGTGTTCTGTTATCTAAGAAGTTTATACATATTCACTAAAAATGAAAATAAAAATAAAGTTTTTTACAAATCCCTTTTAGAAAGAACTTTAAAAATCGAAAAGGAAATACATAAATTTTACGGTAAAAAATATGAAAGTAATAGAGGAATATTAAATTGGATACAAAAAAACCAAAAATAA
- a CDS encoding PTS sugar transporter subunit IIB, translated as MNILLVCGAGMSTSMMVQRIEKYAKANNIDAKIEAIAETLLGEVIDRFDVVLLAPQSRFNKKRLEEITKPKGIPIEIINTIDYGTMNGEKVLQVAINAFNNKSSS; from the coding sequence ATGAATATACTACTTGTATGTGGAGCTGGAATGTCCACAAGTATGATGGTACAAAGAATTGAAAAGTATGCTAAAGCAAACAATATAGATGCAAAAATTGAAGCTATTGCTGAGACACTACTTGGAGAAGTTATTGATCGCTTTGATGTTGTTTTACTTGCACCGCAATCAAGATTTAATAAAAAAAGACTTGAAGAAATCACAAAACCTAAGGGAATTCCAATCGAAATAATTAACACAATCGATTATGGAACAATGAATGGAGAAAAAGTATTACAAGTTGCAATTAACGCATTTAACAATAAAAGTTCTTCTTGA